From the Saccharomycodes ludwigii strain NBRC 1722 chromosome I, whole genome shotgun sequence genome, one window contains:
- a CDS encoding uncharacterized protein (similar to Saccharomyces cerevisiae YPL245W | putative protein of unknown function), which produces MATTRSKSSINTNHTNESNNKKARYNNTKHGNNFKREINLKNTGSAAIDKLSHVTLNDEQVSLKKKILEFISTNLDNYKDNDGTCAMFVIQGDAGTGKSVVLNALFNDIQKIAETKNLKEVEKDFPPHVIKSLEHTKNYLVVNHPEMLKLYHRISKSFRYINKSSLERPTSLINMLTKSKSKCDVVIIDEAHLLSTSKDAFKRFYGENHLQDLMSLSKVLIIVFDEKQSLRMGSFWGQTSERNGASLSTFYDALPANKKSWYYLKQQFRVVAEPDMLQWIEKISTTGEILPFPQSVKTKEKSNFDFKIWSDCGAMYEDLKEKNKQFGQCRMLATYDFPYRLDGKDYFVTCGDNFKLRWDRYTPKAITPWSERDDTIDEVGSVYTIQGFDLNYAGLILGRSVGYDKETDSIKLKPEYYDDHAGFTKKKNIKDVDLVKHKIIMNSINVLMTRGVKGMYLYAWDPELRERLLGLT; this is translated from the coding sequence ATGGCAACAACTAGAAGTAAAAGTAGTATCAACACTAACCATACTAATGAAtccaacaataaaaaagccAGATATAACAACACCAAACATggcaataattttaaaagggAAATCAACTTAAAAAACACTGGATCTGCGGCTATAGATAAATTGTCACATGTGACTTTAAATGATGAACAAGTGAGTctcaagaaaaaaatattagaattTATATCCACAAATCTGgataattataaagataatgATGGAACTTGCGCCATGTTTGTTATCCAAGGTGATGCTGGTACGGGTAAATCTGTTGTTTTAAACGCTTTATTTAAtgatattcaaaaaattgcagaaacaaaaaatttaaaagaagttGAGAAGGACTTCCCTCCACACGTTATCAAATCTCTGGAACACACTAAAAACTATTTGGTAGTAAACCATCCAGAAATGTTAAAATTGTATCATAGAATTAGCAAATCTTTTCGATacattaataaatcatctttGGAGAGACCCACTTCTCTAATTAACATGTTGACTAAGTCCAAATCAAAGTGtgatgttgttattatagaTGAAGCGCACTTATTATCCACTTCAAAAGATGCATTCAAGAGATTTTATGGCGAGAACCACTTGCAAGATTTAATGAGTTTGAGCAAAGTTttgattattgtttttgatgaAAAACAGTCTCTACGTATGGGTTCATTTTGGGGACAAACTTCTGAACGTAATGGTGCTAGTTTATCCACTTTTTATGACGCACTTCCTGCAAATAAGAAAAGCTGGtattatttgaaacaaCAGTTTAGAGTTGTTGCAGAACCAGATATGTTACAATGGATCGAAAAAATTAGTACAACTGGCGAAATCTTACCATTCCCACAATCTGTTAAAACTAAGGAGAAATCTAACTTTGACTTTAAAATCTGGAGCGATTGTGGCGCTATGTATGAAGATTTAAAGgagaaaaacaaacaatttGGACAATGTAGAATGCTGGCCACTTATGATTTCCCATATAGACTAGATGGCaaagattattttgttaCATGTGgtgataattttaaattacgATGGGACAGGTATACTCCAAAGGCAATTACTCCCTGGAGCGAACGTGACGATACTATAGATGAAGTTGGTAGTGTCTATACAATTCAGGGATTCGATTTAAATTATGCTGGACTGATTCTGGGTAGAAGTGTTGGTTACGATAAAGAAACGGATAGcattaaattaaaaccGGAATATTATGACGACCATGCTGGGttcactaaaaaaaaaaatattaaagatgTCGACCTTGTTAAACacaaaattattatgaatagtATCAATGTTTTAATGACAAGAGGAGTCAAGGGTATGTACCTATACGCTTGGGATCCTGAATTAAGGGAGAGATTGTTAGGATTAACATAG
- the RBD2 gene encoding putative rhomboid protease RBD2 (similar to Saccharomyces cerevisiae YPL246C | RBD2 | possible rhomboid protease) yields MLSKIGGIRFTAITSGLIIFLWIVFLFMPIAPFSLNEEDLFDLKKFGHLSLYPLQHASILHILFNSIALFSLLSLFEREKGTIRTGVLLNLFAVIAGIFYCLLERSFSFIIHRGESSTVQVVGSSGWWFTLFTWYCCTQSANFNETNSSAISSDEDVETTATTNNILYNIRNIFNGNNVTTITIFGRSFNRFQLLPFLMLFFISVIFFGQASFLGHLCGIITGYLYYNGQKIFDHKLCIPSKLISKFESLGFWYGSSDMSSPTTSSNGNGYLLIFLKKLSIEYFPEHYYNGESTASVLPTVQPSIANAQNENFTSSGRVLGSN; encoded by the coding sequence atgctCTCCAAGATCGGTGGTATAAGATTCACTGCCATTACTTCAGGcctaattatttttttatggaTCGTTTTCCTATTTATGCCTATTGCACCTTTTTCCTTAAATGAAGAggatttatttgatttaaaaaaattcgGTCACTTATCGCTTTACCCCTTGCAACATGCTTCTATTTTACATATACTATTCAACTCTATtgctttattttcattattatctttatttgaACGTGAAAAAGGTACCATTAGAACAGGGGTTTTATTAAACTTATTCGCAGTTATTGCTGGGATTTTCTATTGTTTACTAGAAcgttcattttcatttataatCCACAGAGGAGAGTCCAGTACAGTTCAAGTTGTTGGAAGCAGCGGTTGGTGGTTCACTTTGTTCACTTGGTATTGTTGCACACAAAGCGCTAATTTTAATGAAACAAACTCTTCTGCTATTAGCTCAGACGAAGATGTAGAAACTACAGCCACTACTAACAACATCTTATACAACATTCgcaatattttcaatggtaataatgtTACAACAATAACTATTTTTGGTAGGTCTTTTAACAGATTCCAATTGCTGCCATTTCTcatgttattttttatttccgtAATTTTTTTCGGCCAAGCAAGTTTTTTGGGCCATTTATGCGGTATTATCACGGGGTATTTGTATTATAATGgtcaaaaaatttttgatcACAAGTTGTGTATCCCATCCAAGTTAATTTCCAAGTTTGAAAGTTTAGGGTTCTGGTATGGTTCATCTGATATGTCCTCTCCCACCACTTCTTCCAACGGAAATGGttatttgttgatttttttgaaaaaattaagcaTTGAATATTTCCCTgaacattattataatggGGAATCCACGGCCTCTGTATTACCAACAGTACAACCTTCTATTGCAAACGctcaaaatgaaaattttacaaGTTCTGGCAGGGTCTTAGGATCTAATTAA